The genomic region TTTATAGTCTTTCCAGTCACCTATGTTCTCTACACTATCAATTAAATCAGTGAGAACATTAAATTCATCTGTTGCTTTTATGGATTCATTTAAATCCTTTGTTCCTTTTACATGAAATACAAATTCCTGAAAGGTAAGTCTTTTATTTCCCGTATACACCTGTACTAATGCACTTACTTTTCCCTGTTCATTTATTTCATTTCCCTTAAATTTATAAACTAATACACCATCTGTATCTTTTATCTCACATTCTCCCACCACCACAGCTCCTGACAATTTTGTCACTGTCAATGTTGCTGTTTTCCCTGTCAAATCAAACGGCATACCATGCTTTCGCAAATTAATTGTAAGCGGGTATACTTCACTATCTCCCTGAACATACAGAATATTTGTATGTTTTATATTCTCAAATAATTCTAAGTCAACTGAATACTCTTTTTTCATTATTGAAACGCCCCTCTCACCTGTAATTTTGCAGTATATGTTATTCCTGACAATAATGTTCCGCTGTGTACTATTTTCCCTGTTTCCCCTGCTCTGGAAGCTCCTATCAATTCTCCGCGACTTATGCTGCCATCGCTTCCATATATACAGAAGTCTAAACCTTTTGCCCAAGGACTGTTATAGTAAGGCAGATTCGCCAACGGTAAATTCTCCGCTATATTTACTGTTGATATATTCGTGTTGTATCTCACCAAAATATCGTATGTTAAATATTTCCCCTGCGCTCCTATTCTTACTGTT from Sebaldella sp. S0638 harbors:
- a CDS encoding BppU family phage baseplate upper protein; protein product: MKKEYSVDLELFENIKHTNILYVQGDSEVYPLTINLRKHGMPFDLTGKTATLTVTKLSGAVVVGECEIKDTDGVLVYKFKGNEINEQGKVSALVQVYTGNKRLTFQEFVFHVKGTKDLNESIKATDEFNVLTDLIDSVENIGDWKDYKIEIEE